From Myxococcales bacterium:
GGCGGGGCGCTCGGCGAGGGCGAGGTCGAGGTCGGCGCGCCGGGTCCAGGTGTCGTCGATCGCGGCCAGGTAGAGGCGCGCGTCGCCGCGCGTGAGGACGAGGCCCTCGTTGCGGAGCACGCGCGAGCCGCCCGCCTTCAGCAGCGAAACGAGCGGCTCGCCTTCGCCAAAATAGTCGTGATTTCCCATGGTTACATACACGCCGTCGCGCGCGCGGAGGGCGCTCACGACCCGCGCGATGTCCTCGTGGAACGCCGTGCCGCTCGTCACCAGATCGCCCGTGACGACGGCGATGTCGGCGCCGAACGCGTTCGCCGCGCGCACCCAGCGGTGACCCCACTCCTCGGGGGTGAGGGCGCCGATGTGGAGATCCGAGAGGTGCGCGATGGTGAAGCCCTCGAACGCGGGCGGCAGGTCCTTCACCCGGACCTCGATGTGGATCTCCTGGAACACGCGCCTTCGCACGAGCACGCCGTAGGTGCACACCACGAGGCCGACGACGTAGACGACGAGGAAGCCCGAGGGAGGCACGCGCACGTCACCCACGGCGAGGCCGCCGAGGGGGCGGAGCACCAGGTAGAGCAGGTCGGGCACGAGCGTGAACACGCACGCGCACCAGTGCACGAAGTACGGAATGCGGAGGAAGCGCACGCGCCACGCGGGCGATTTGCGGTCGTCCAGGCCGCTTCGCACGAGCGCGACCATGCCCGCGTAGCCCACCAGCGTCACGAGCGCGGAGCCCGCGATGGGGAACGGCGCGCCGGCCAGGGCGAGCGCCCCGTAGGCGGCGGCGAAGAACCCCACGTGGGTGATGGCCGTGGCGACGAGCAGCGCCTTGGCGATGCGGCTGAGGCGTGTCAAACGAGGATGCGCCCTTCGACCAGCGCGCCGTCGGTGGTGACGGCGCGCACGGCGCTCTCGTTGGCGAGCACGGCGAGCACGTCGCCACGCGCCGGCAGCTCCGCGACCATACGGACCCAGGTCGTGGGGATGCCCGGCCCCGCCGTGCGTCGGACGATGCGGCCCGCCGCTCCGCCGGCCCAGGCCGAGGCGTCTGGGGCGATGGAGAGCGAGAGGAGATCGCGGGTGGTCTGCACGGTCTCGAGCGCGCCCTCGAACGGCGTGCGCACGAGGAGCGCGTGACCGCCGTCGCCCACGGTCACCGCCGAGCCGTCGGGGAGCGCGGCGATCGCCCGCAAATTCCCGTGGC
This genomic window contains:
- a CDS encoding metallophosphoesterase, with the protein product MTRLSRIAKALLVATAITHVGFFAAAYGALALAGAPFPIAGSALVTLVGYAGMVALVRSGLDDRKSPAWRVRFLRIPYFVHWCACVFTLVPDLLYLVLRPLGGLAVGDVRVPPSGFLVVYVVGLVVCTYGVLVRRRVFQEIHIEVRVKDLPPAFEGFTIAHLSDLHIGALTPEEWGHRWVRAANAFGADIAVVTGDLVTSGTAFHEDIARVVSALRARDGVYVTMGNHDYFGEGEPLVSLLKAGGSRVLRNEGLVLTRGDARLYLAAIDDTWTRRADLDLALAERPAGVPCVLLAHDPEMFPKAAARGVDVTLSGHTHGGQIAVPFLARRFSLATLAHTFNVGVYREGDATLYVHPGLGTTGPPIRLGAAPAVVRLTLRAAT